One genomic segment of Natranaeroarchaeum aerophilus includes these proteins:
- a CDS encoding halocyanin domain-containing protein encodes MSNQQSRRRFIAASGTVALTALAGCAGDDDDNGAVEVDDSDDENGTENGDDGSIGEIDEVPVAIEEYLQDAPNYDGTMVDATGEEQVTVSLTDTNVFEPAAIRIDAGTTVEWVWEGGAHNVVSDEDSASDFNSGDVVAEDGTTFDQSFDDDGIQLYYCEPHTAEGMYGAIDVIETED; translated from the coding sequence ATGTCGAACCAACAGAGCCGCCGTCGATTTATCGCTGCGAGTGGAACCGTCGCCCTCACTGCCCTGGCCGGCTGTGCCGGAGACGATGACGACAACGGAGCCGTGGAGGTCGACGATAGCGACGACGAGAACGGAACAGAAAACGGTGACGACGGATCTATCGGCGAGATCGACGAGGTCCCTGTGGCGATCGAGGAGTATCTACAGGACGCGCCTAACTACGATGGGACGATGGTCGACGCGACAGGCGAGGAGCAGGTGACAGTCTCACTGACTGACACCAACGTCTTCGAACCAGCGGCGATCCGGATCGACGCGGGCACGACTGTCGAATGGGTCTGGGAGGGTGGTGCGCACAACGTCGTCTCCGACGAGGATTCCGCATCGGACTTCAACAGCGGTGATGTCGTTGCCGAAGACGGGACGACTTTCGATCAGTCCTTTGACGACGACGGGATTCAGCTATACTACTGTGAACCCCACACCGCTGAAGGGATGTACGGCGCGATCGACGTCATCGAGACCGAAGACTGA
- a CDS encoding RNA-guided endonuclease InsQ/TnpB family protein produces the protein MYYAYKYRLKPSDAHREELDRHRDICRQLYNHTLYRLNEYQDEHGELPSMTALRSELPDLKKWWDGLSDVYSKVLQTVVERLFDNLKGLSALKKNGYGVGQLKWKSPREFRSFTYSQSGFKLDKKGGQTVLSLSKLGNIPIRLHRAIPDDATLKQVTVKKEPTGEWFATFGVEMDREPPEPPENPEKYVGIDVGILKYAHDTDGTAVGSLDLTDERERLEREQRSLSRKEHGSNNWEKQRRRVAECHADLRRKRRDFLHKLSAYYAREYDFVAVEDLNVKRMLESPSNSRNRASAAWRTFLSLLEYKCEREGTHFVAVNPGGTTKECAACGVSTEKPLWVREHSCPACGFEADRDANAVVRLRLTGSKIARDFATAWNILSRGLEDIGVGYSESTPVETALPVDTPVSAKRVVESGSPTLKERTASAVSE, from the coding sequence ATGTACTACGCTTACAAGTACCGTCTCAAACCGTCCGACGCCCACCGCGAGGAGTTGGACCGCCACCGAGACATTTGTAGGCAACTGTACAACCACACGCTCTACCGCCTCAACGAGTACCAAGATGAACACGGCGAACTGCCGTCCATGACCGCCCTGCGGTCGGAACTTCCCGACCTCAAGAAGTGGTGGGACGGCCTCTCGGACGTGTACTCGAAGGTCCTCCAAACCGTCGTGGAACGCCTGTTCGACAACCTCAAAGGACTCTCGGCGCTCAAGAAGAACGGCTACGGCGTCGGTCAACTCAAGTGGAAGTCGCCACGGGAGTTCCGCAGTTTCACGTACAGTCAGTCTGGCTTCAAGCTCGACAAGAAGGGCGGTCAGACTGTGCTGTCACTCTCGAAACTCGGAAACATACCGATTCGACTCCACCGCGCCATCCCCGACGACGCGACGCTCAAACAGGTCACGGTTAAGAAGGAACCGACGGGCGAGTGGTTCGCCACCTTCGGCGTCGAAATGGACCGCGAACCACCCGAACCGCCTGAGAACCCCGAGAAATACGTCGGTATCGACGTAGGAATTCTCAAGTACGCCCACGACACCGACGGGACGGCGGTCGGGTCGCTCGACCTCACCGACGAGCGCGAACGCTTGGAACGCGAACAGCGGTCCCTCTCACGGAAGGAACACGGGTCGAACAACTGGGAGAAGCAACGGCGACGGGTCGCGGAGTGTCACGCCGACCTTCGACGGAAGCGCCGCGACTTCCTCCACAAGCTCTCGGCGTACTACGCCCGAGAGTACGACTTCGTGGCGGTCGAAGACTTGAACGTGAAGAGGATGCTCGAATCACCGTCGAACAGTCGCAACAGGGCGTCGGCGGCGTGGCGAACGTTCCTCTCGTTGCTCGAATACAAGTGTGAGCGCGAGGGGACGCACTTCGTCGCGGTCAACCCGGGAGGGACGACCAAGGAGTGCGCGGCGTGCGGCGTTTCGACGGAGAAGCCGTTGTGGGTCCGTGAACATTCCTGTCCCGCCTGCGGGTTTGAGGCGGACAGGGACGCGAACGCGGTCGTCAGACTACGTCTGACGGGCAGCAAAATCGCTCGCGATTTTGCGACGGCGTGGAACATTCTTTCTCGCGGCCTCGAAGACATAGGAGTGGGATACTCCGAATCAACGCCTGTGGAGACTGCGCTCCCTGTGGATACGCCTGTATCTGCAAAGCGCGTCGTAGAATCAGGAAGCCCTACCCTCAAGGAGCGAACGGCGTCAGCCGTGAGCGAGTAG
- a CDS encoding 3-isopropylmalate dehydratase small subunit, with amino-acid sequence MSGENHITEVSGTGVPIPGDDIDTDQILPARFMKEVTFDNMADYLFYDARRDDDGGFNDHPLNEYEGANIAVVNKNFGCGSSREHAPQAMMRWGVDGVVGETFAEIFADNCKSLGIPAATADKETVTALQEWIREHPDGDVEIDVEDETVTYGETTVDVDIDSSMQEALVDGIWDTTALMYSNMSKVEATVDGLPYVESDE; translated from the coding sequence ATGTCGGGTGAGAACCACATCACCGAAGTTTCGGGCACCGGCGTCCCGATTCCCGGTGACGACATCGACACTGACCAGATCCTGCCCGCGCGGTTCATGAAGGAGGTCACGTTCGACAACATGGCCGATTACCTCTTTTATGACGCGCGGCGGGACGACGACGGCGGGTTCAACGATCACCCGCTCAACGAGTACGAGGGAGCCAACATCGCGGTCGTCAACAAGAACTTCGGCTGTGGCTCCTCCCGCGAGCACGCCCCCCAGGCCATGATGCGCTGGGGCGTCGACGGCGTCGTCGGCGAGACGTTCGCGGAGATCTTCGCGGACAACTGCAAGTCCCTTGGCATCCCCGCCGCGACGGCGGACAAAGAGACCGTGACCGCGCTCCAGGAGTGGATCCGCGAGCACCCGGACGGCGACGTCGAGATCGACGTCGAGGACGAGACCGTCACCTACGGCGAGACCACTGTGGATGTCGATATTGACAGCTCGATGCAAGAAGCGCTCGTCGACGGGATCTGGGACACGACCGCGCTGATGTACTCGAACATGAGCAAGGTCGAGGCGACCGTTGACGGGCTTCCCTACGTCGAATCGGACGAGTGA
- the leuC gene encoding 3-isopropylmalate dehydratase large subunit — protein MSDGTLYDKVWEKHKVTELPNGQDQLFIGLHLVHEVTSPQAFGMLRERDLNVAYPDRTFATTDHIAPTEADKRKRPLEDEKSEEMLGALEKNTSENGITFFDFDSGKQGITHVVAPELGLSQPGMTVACGDSHTATHGAFGSIGVGIGTSQIRDVLATGCIAADKQKVRRIEIEGSLGDGVYAKDVIMKIIQELGVDGGVGHVYEYGGPAIEELGMEGRLAICNMSIEGGARAGYINPDETTYEYLRGREYVPEGEAFDELVEYWESIKSDDDAEYDDVVTINVDDIDPLVTWGINPGQVIEVSEPIPAPSDLPTQTEQEAAEQALDHMELSPGESMLGYDVDVAFLGTCTNGRVSDFEVAADIIEGQQVPDDVWALAVPGSETVRKECEARGIDQTFIEAGWEWRRAGCSMCLAMNDDKLEAGEVCASSSNRNFIGRQGDKDGKTVLMSPAMVAAAAVEGEVTDARRFLDDGPSDVVAADDVEEVAD, from the coding sequence ATGAGTGATGGAACACTGTACGACAAAGTCTGGGAGAAACACAAGGTAACGGAGCTGCCGAACGGGCAGGATCAGCTGTTCATCGGGCTGCATCTCGTCCACGAAGTGACGAGCCCACAGGCGTTTGGCATGTTGCGCGAACGGGACCTCAACGTCGCGTACCCCGACCGCACGTTCGCAACGACCGACCACATCGCCCCGACCGAGGCGGACAAACGCAAACGCCCCCTCGAAGACGAGAAATCCGAGGAGATGCTGGGCGCTCTGGAGAAAAACACCAGCGAAAACGGTATCACTTTCTTCGACTTCGACTCGGGGAAACAGGGCATTACTCACGTCGTCGCGCCAGAGCTGGGGCTGAGCCAGCCCGGAATGACCGTTGCCTGCGGGGACAGCCACACGGCGACTCACGGAGCATTCGGCTCGATCGGCGTCGGTATCGGCACCAGCCAGATCCGCGACGTACTCGCGACCGGCTGTATCGCCGCCGACAAACAGAAAGTCCGCCGCATCGAGATCGAGGGGAGCCTCGGCGACGGCGTCTACGCCAAAGACGTGATCATGAAGATCATTCAGGAACTGGGCGTCGACGGCGGTGTCGGCCACGTCTACGAGTACGGTGGCCCCGCTATCGAGGAACTCGGCATGGAGGGTCGGCTCGCGATCTGTAACATGTCGATCGAGGGCGGCGCTCGTGCGGGCTATATCAACCCCGACGAGACCACCTACGAGTACCTGCGCGGTCGCGAGTACGTCCCCGAGGGCGAGGCGTTTGACGAGCTCGTCGAGTACTGGGAGTCGATCAAAAGCGACGACGACGCCGAGTACGACGATGTCGTCACGATCAACGTCGACGACATCGACCCGCTGGTCACCTGGGGGATCAACCCCGGACAGGTCATCGAGGTATCCGAGCCGATTCCGGCTCCCTCGGATCTACCCACCCAGACAGAACAGGAGGCCGCCGAACAGGCGCTCGATCACATGGAGCTCTCCCCTGGCGAGTCGATGCTCGGCTACGACGTCGATGTCGCCTTCCTTGGTACCTGTACGAACGGTCGCGTCTCGGACTTCGAGGTCGCCGCCGACATCATCGAGGGCCAGCAGGTCCCCGACGACGTCTGGGCGCTCGCAGTTCCCGGATCGGAGACGGTCCGCAAGGAGTGTGAGGCTCGCGGCATCGACCAGACGTTCATCGAGGCCGGCTGGGAGTGGCGACGTGCCGGCTGTTCGATGTGTCTGGCGATGAACGACGACAAGCTCGAAGCGGGTGAGGTCTGTGCCTCATCCTCGAACCGGAACTTCATCGGTCGGCAGGGTGACAAGGACGGCAAGACCGTCCTCATGAGTCCCGCGATGGTCGCCGCAGCGGCGGTAGAGGGTGAAGTTACCGATGCCCGACGGTTCCTGGACGACGGACCGTCAGACGTGGTTGCTGCCGACGACGTCGAGGAGGTGGCAGACTGA
- the ilvC gene encoding ketol-acid reductoisomerase — protein sequence MADEFTTTVYRDEDADSTYIEDKTVAVLGYGSQGHAHALNLHDSGVDVIVGLREDSSSWPEAESEGLRVETPDVAAAEADIVQMLVPDTIQPAVYEAIEDGLDAGDTLQFAHGFNIHYGQIRPPEDVDVTMVAPKSPGHLVRRTYQRGEGVPGLIAVYQDATGDAKDQSLAYAEAIGCTRAGVIETSFQEEVETDLFGEQAVLCGGVTELMKMGYETLVDAGYSPEMAYFECMNEMKLIVDLIYEGGLMGMWNSVSDTAEYGGLTRGEYVVDEEYAREGMEEVLEEVQNGEFAREWITENQTNRPSYKQLRAAEEGHEIEDVGGSLRELFAWEEEKAEAPADD from the coding sequence ATGGCAGACGAATTTACAACGACAGTATATCGGGACGAAGACGCGGATAGCACGTACATCGAAGACAAGACGGTCGCCGTTCTCGGCTACGGGAGCCAGGGCCACGCTCACGCGCTCAACCTGCACGACAGCGGCGTCGACGTGATCGTCGGCCTGCGCGAGGATTCCTCCTCGTGGCCCGAGGCCGAAAGCGAGGGGCTACGTGTCGAGACGCCCGACGTCGCCGCCGCCGAGGCCGACATCGTCCAGATGCTCGTCCCCGACACGATCCAGCCCGCAGTGTACGAGGCGATCGAGGACGGACTGGATGCCGGTGACACCCTGCAGTTCGCTCACGGCTTCAACATCCACTACGGGCAGATCCGACCGCCGGAGGACGTCGACGTGACGATGGTCGCGCCGAAATCGCCGGGCCACCTCGTGCGCCGTACCTACCAGCGCGGCGAGGGCGTCCCGGGCCTGATCGCGGTGTATCAGGACGCAACCGGCGACGCCAAAGACCAGTCGCTTGCCTACGCCGAGGCGATCGGCTGCACGCGAGCGGGCGTCATCGAGACCTCGTTCCAGGAGGAGGTCGAAACCGACCTGTTCGGGGAGCAGGCCGTCCTCTGTGGCGGCGTCACCGAGCTGATGAAGATGGGCTACGAGACGCTCGTCGACGCCGGCTACTCCCCCGAGATGGCGTACTTCGAGTGCATGAACGAGATGAAGCTCATCGTCGATCTCATCTACGAGGGCGGGCTGATGGGGATGTGGAACTCCGTCTCCGACACTGCCGAGTACGGCGGGCTCACCCGCGGCGAGTACGTCGTCGACGAGGAGTACGCCCGCGAGGGAATGGAGGAGGTCCTCGAAGAGGTTCAAAACGGCGAGTTCGCCCGCGAGTGGATCACCGAAAACCAGACGAACCGACCGAGCTACAAACAACTGCGCGCCGCCGAGGAAGGACACGAGATCGAGGACGTCGGCGGCAGCCTGCGCGAACTGTTCGCGTGGGAGGAGGAAAAAGCGGAAGCGCCAGCAGATGACTGA
- the ilvN gene encoding acetolactate synthase small subunit: MSDDIDSKALEGPHPSERPETSRRRNAQGIRIDPDAEAEPDTQQAVLSALVAHEPGVLANVASLFSRRQFNIESLTVGATTDEDRARITLVIEESGPGIEQAKKQLQKLVPVVSVTELPADATRRDLALIKVEGSHPDQVQSLAEMYGGQAVDAGRETVTVEITGSEQKIDAAIDAFEQFGIVEIVRTGTAALTRGAERTAPDGPQIAEPESKEVPADD; encoded by the coding sequence ATGAGCGACGACATCGATTCCAAGGCACTGGAGGGACCGCATCCGAGCGAACGACCGGAGACGTCGCGACGACGCAACGCCCAGGGGATCCGGATCGACCCGGACGCCGAGGCCGAGCCCGACACGCAGCAGGCGGTACTCTCCGCGCTGGTCGCTCACGAGCCGGGCGTGCTCGCGAACGTCGCCTCACTGTTTAGCCGCCGACAGTTCAACATCGAGAGCCTGACCGTCGGTGCGACGACGGACGAGGACCGCGCCCGGATCACGCTCGTCATCGAGGAGTCCGGGCCGGGCATCGAGCAGGCGAAAAAGCAGCTGCAGAAGCTGGTGCCGGTCGTCTCCGTGACCGAGCTGCCGGCCGACGCGACCCGGCGCGATCTGGCCCTGATCAAGGTCGAGGGCAGCCACCCCGATCAGGTCCAGTCGCTGGCGGAGATGTACGGTGGGCAGGCCGTCGACGCCGGGCGGGAGACCGTCACCGTCGAAATCACGGGGAGCGAGCAGAAGATCGACGCGGCGATCGACGCGTTCGAGCAGTTCGGAATCGTGGAGATCGTCCGCACCGGGACAGCGGCTCTGACCCGTGGCGCAGAACGGACCGCGCCCGACGGACCGCAGATCGCAGAACCGGAAAGCAAAGAAGTGCCGGCCGACGACTGA
- the ilvB gene encoding biosynthetic-type acetolactate synthase large subunit has translation MSEPAHAAEFDEEEDGETDQQPVTTGAEAVVRALENDGVEHLFGVQGGAIMPVYDALYSSDQLTHVTMAHEQGAAHAADAYGVVANDPGVCLATSGPGATNLITGIADASMDSDPFVALTGQVPTNFVGNDAFQETDTTGVTDPITKHNIFADDSDTVGDDVGSALALSREGRPGPTLVDLPKDITLGETDTEPGEATVPDTYQYTEHAEPDSIAEAARAIEAAERPTILAGGGVIRSEASDELYEFATEYEIPVVTTMPGTGAFPEDHELSMEGAGMHGTGFANMAMHHSSLLIGIGTRFDDRLTGGIETFAPDAEVVHVDIDPAEISKNVHADYPLIGDAGTVIEQLDAEIEHAPDADEWRDQCQTWKAEYPMDYPVPEDRALQPEFVVEALDEATSDRAIVTTGVGQHQMWAWQYWDWLEPRTFVSSNGLGTMGYGLPAAIGARVAADDDQEVICFEGDGSFLMTMQELSVAVRENMDITVAVLNNEYIGMVRQWQDAFFEGRHAASEYGWCPEFDKLAEAFGAHGEAVENYDEVADAVEAAMEYDGPTVIDFRIDPQANVYPMVPSGGNNGKFALNASQLDDI, from the coding sequence ATGAGCGAACCGGCACACGCCGCGGAGTTCGACGAGGAGGAAGACGGCGAAACGGACCAGCAACCCGTCACCACGGGCGCGGAGGCGGTCGTCCGGGCGCTCGAAAACGACGGCGTCGAACACCTCTTTGGCGTTCAGGGCGGCGCAATCATGCCCGTCTACGATGCGCTGTACAGCTCCGACCAGCTCACCCACGTCACGATGGCTCACGAGCAGGGTGCGGCCCACGCCGCAGACGCCTACGGCGTCGTCGCAAACGACCCCGGCGTCTGTCTGGCAACCTCCGGGCCCGGCGCGACGAACCTCATCACGGGCATCGCGGACGCCTCGATGGATTCGGATCCGTTCGTCGCCCTGACCGGGCAGGTCCCGACGAACTTCGTCGGCAACGACGCCTTTCAGGAGACGGATACGACCGGGGTGACCGACCCGATCACGAAACACAACATCTTCGCTGACGACTCCGACACTGTCGGCGACGACGTCGGTTCGGCGCTTGCCCTCTCCCGGGAGGGACGACCCGGTCCGACCCTGGTCGACCTGCCCAAGGATATCACGCTGGGCGAGACCGACACCGAACCGGGCGAAGCGACGGTGCCGGACACGTACCAGTACACCGAACACGCCGAGCCGGACAGCATCGCTGAAGCCGCACGCGCGATCGAAGCCGCCGAACGCCCCACAATTCTCGCGGGTGGTGGCGTCATCCGAAGTGAGGCCTCGGATGAACTGTACGAGTTCGCGACGGAGTACGAGATTCCGGTCGTCACGACGATGCCGGGTACCGGTGCGTTCCCGGAGGACCACGAGCTATCGATGGAAGGTGCTGGAATGCACGGGACCGGCTTCGCCAACATGGCGATGCACCACTCCAGCCTGCTGATCGGCATCGGGACGCGCTTCGACGACCGGCTGACCGGCGGCATCGAGACGTTCGCGCCCGACGCCGAGGTCGTCCACGTCGATATCGATCCCGCCGAGATCAGCAAGAACGTCCACGCGGACTACCCGCTGATCGGCGACGCGGGCACGGTGATCGAGCAGCTCGACGCCGAGATCGAGCACGCGCCCGACGCCGACGAGTGGCGCGACCAGTGCCAGACGTGGAAGGCGGAGTATCCGATGGACTACCCGGTCCCCGAGGACCGCGCGCTCCAGCCGGAGTTCGTCGTCGAGGCGCTGGACGAGGCCACGAGCGATCGCGCGATCGTCACCACCGGCGTCGGCCAGCACCAGATGTGGGCCTGGCAGTACTGGGACTGGCTGGAACCGCGCACGTTCGTCAGCTCGAACGGGCTGGGGACGATGGGCTATGGCCTGCCCGCGGCGATCGGCGCACGCGTCGCGGCCGACGACGACCAGGAGGTCATCTGTTTCGAGGGCGATGGGTCGTTCCTGATGACGATGCAGGAGCTCTCTGTCGCCGTCCGCGAGAACATGGACATCACCGTCGCCGTGTTGAACAACGAGTACATCGGGATGGTTCGCCAGTGGCAGGACGCCTTCTTCGAGGGGCGACACGCCGCCTCGGAGTACGGCTGGTGTCCCGAATTCGACAAGCTCGCCGAGGCCTTCGGTGCCCACGGCGAGGCGGTCGAGAACTACGACGAGGTCGCAGACGCTGTCGAGGCCGCGATGGAGTACGACGGCCCGACTGTCATCGACTTCCGCATCGACCCGCAGGCGAACGTCTACCCGATGGTTCCAAGCGGCGGCAACAACGGGAAGTTCGCACTGAACGCAAGCCAGCTGGATGACATCTAA
- a CDS encoding LeuA family protein, with protein MEVPCPTKRPWIRPLTPVRGVEFFQGTLDSTDEIESARVFDTTLRDGEQSPRTSFSYEDKREIAAVLDEMGTHVIEAGFPVNSDAEFEAVRDIAENTATTTCGLARVVDKDIEAALDSGVEMVHVFSSTSDVQIEDSMHATREEVVERSVAAVERVKDAGAICMYSPMDATRTDEDYLIEVIEEVTEAGTDWINIPDTCGVATPRRFYDLIRTVVDHTDANVDVHTHDDFGLATANALSGIEAGAKQAQVSVNSIGERAGNAAYEEFVMAIESVYQVDTGIDTTRITELSQLVEEKSGIDVPGNKPVVGENAFSHESGIHAAGVIENSDTFEPGVMTPEMVGAHRKLVLGKHTGNHSVRERLEDAGFAPTDEEVRALTRQVKDRGAEKERVTMEMLKEFAREQGIKRTEEVRA; from the coding sequence ATTGAGGTACCATGTCCGACCAAGCGTCCATGGATTCGTCCTCTGACACCAGTCAGGGGGGTCGAGTTCTTCCAGGGCACGTTAGATTCCACTGACGAAATTGAGTCAGCACGCGTTTTCGATACCACACTCCGCGACGGAGAACAGTCACCCCGCACGTCGTTCTCGTACGAAGACAAACGCGAGATAGCGGCGGTGCTGGACGAGATGGGCACCCACGTCATCGAGGCCGGGTTCCCCGTCAACTCCGACGCGGAGTTCGAGGCGGTGCGTGACATCGCCGAGAACACAGCAACGACGACCTGTGGCCTGGCCCGGGTCGTCGACAAGGACATCGAGGCCGCCCTCGACAGCGGCGTCGAGATGGTCCACGTGTTCTCCTCGACGAGCGACGTCCAGATCGAGGATTCGATGCACGCGACCCGCGAGGAAGTAGTAGAGCGTTCGGTCGCAGCCGTCGAGCGAGTGAAGGATGCAGGCGCGATCTGCATGTACTCGCCGATGGATGCGACCCGCACCGACGAGGACTACCTGATCGAGGTAATCGAGGAGGTAACCGAGGCCGGAACCGACTGGATCAACATCCCCGATACCTGTGGCGTCGCGACGCCGCGCCGCTTTTACGACCTGATCCGAACGGTCGTGGACCACACCGACGCGAACGTCGACGTCCACACTCACGACGACTTCGGGCTGGCGACCGCCAACGCCCTCTCGGGCATCGAGGCGGGCGCGAAACAGGCCCAGGTGTCGGTCAACTCGATCGGCGAGCGCGCTGGCAACGCGGCCTACGAGGAGTTCGTGATGGCGATCGAGTCGGTCTATCAGGTCGACACTGGGATCGACACGACCCGTATCACCGAGCTCTCACAGCTGGTCGAGGAGAAAAGCGGCATCGACGTACCGGGCAACAAGCCCGTCGTCGGCGAGAACGCCTTCTCCCACGAGAGCGGCATCCACGCCGCAGGCGTCATCGAGAACTCCGATACGTTCGAGCCGGGCGTCATGACTCCCGAGATGGTCGGCGCACACCGCAAACTGGTGCTGGGCAAACACACCGGCAACCACTCCGTCCGCGAACGGCTGGAAGACGCCGGCTTCGCGCCGACCGACGAGGAGGTCCGGGCGCTCACACGTCAGGTGAAAGACCGCGGTGCGGAGAAGGAACGTGTGACGATGGAGATGCTGAAGGAGTTCGCCCGCGAGCAGGGCATCAAGCGCACCGAGGAGGTCCGCGCCTGA
- a CDS encoding DUF5779 family protein — translation MSDFNLDLRSVEDHLEDEEDGESFEGRVVLGVLDGTTDPAEWLQTVLGGNVLVLNVDGDVNELAAGFAREVRDEDGELVHFRGFLIVTPPGVDIDRERL, via the coding sequence ATGTCCGATTTCAACCTCGATCTCCGGTCGGTCGAAGACCACCTCGAGGACGAAGAAGACGGCGAGAGCTTCGAGGGCCGTGTTGTGCTGGGCGTGCTTGATGGGACAACTGATCCCGCGGAGTGGCTCCAGACCGTGCTGGGGGGGAACGTCCTCGTACTCAATGTGGATGGCGACGTGAACGAACTGGCTGCTGGCTTCGCACGGGAAGTGCGCGACGAGGACGGGGAACTCGTCCACTTCCGGGGCTTTCTGATCGTCACGCCGCCCGGCGTCGATATCGATCGGGAACGACTGTAG
- the fer gene encoding ferredoxin Fer — MASPYDILGVARDADEEELLEAYRERVKETHPDHGGSARAFQAVKTAYERIEAGKVSPVSVHEGSDPVEETEKRPQYRVEFLNYERLDEHGWSLDDEDLFEKAADANLGNADYGEITVEERETLLEAAENAGLAWPFACRGGACSNCAVAVIDGEVPIPTSHVLTQEMIDRGIRLSCITTPVTEDTKVVFNVKHMPAMEDLLLSESRFNRAYGTD, encoded by the coding sequence GTGGCATCCCCGTACGACATCCTCGGCGTCGCCCGCGACGCGGACGAGGAGGAACTACTGGAGGCCTACCGGGAACGGGTCAAGGAGACCCATCCCGATCATGGCGGCTCCGCTCGCGCGTTCCAGGCCGTCAAGACTGCCTACGAGCGGATCGAGGCGGGCAAGGTCAGTCCCGTCTCCGTTCACGAGGGGAGCGACCCTGTCGAAGAGACGGAAAAACGTCCGCAGTATCGGGTTGAGTTTCTCAACTACGAGCGACTGGACGAGCACGGCTGGAGCCTCGACGACGAGGACCTCTTCGAGAAGGCGGCCGACGCGAATCTGGGGAACGCAGACTACGGCGAAATCACTGTCGAGGAACGGGAGACGTTGCTCGAAGCCGCCGAGAACGCCGGGCTGGCGTGGCCATTCGCCTGTCGTGGCGGGGCCTGCTCGAACTGCGCCGTCGCGGTGATCGACGGTGAGGTTCCGATTCCGACGAGCCACGTTCTCACTCAGGAGATGATCGACCGAGGAATCCGACTGTCCTGTATCACGACGCCGGTGACCGAGGACACGAAAGTCGTCTTCAACGTCAAACACATGCCCGCAATGGAAGACCTCTTGCTCTCCGAAAGCCGGTTCAACCGGGCGTACGGAACGGATTAG
- a CDS encoding ribbon-helix-helix domain-containing protein, whose protein sequence is MTEYTTVSIPKDLADRVDETIEGTSFSSTSDLVRFMLRSIVIQHQQGGELTEAEFEEIAEQLSDLGYLE, encoded by the coding sequence ATGACCGAGTACACTACTGTTTCGATCCCGAAGGATCTCGCGGACCGGGTCGACGAGACGATCGAAGGAACGAGCTTTTCGAGTACCAGCGACCTCGTGCGATTCATGCTCCGGAGCATCGTCATCCAGCACCAGCAAGGCGGCGAACTGACCGAGGCCGAGTTCGAGGAGATCGCCGAACAGTTGAGCGATCTGGGCTACCTGGAGTAG